A DNA window from Paenibacillus sp. HWE-109 contains the following coding sequences:
- a CDS encoding acetylornithine transaminase yields MTETGKSSLFPTYARYPITLVKGEGSRLWDDTGKEYIDLMSGIAVTNLGHAPQAVKEKLVEQLDQLWHVSNLFHIPNQEKLATLLTDNSCADAVFFCSTGAEANEAAIKLARRYSQKVLNNGRYEIITFNMSFHGRTLATLTATGQEKVKEGFHPLPGGFVYAPYNDIEAVRSLVNDKTCAIMLEMVQGEGGVLPADPEFVKQIAELCKQENLLLIVDEIQTGIGRTGKLFAYEHYGVEPDIFTLAKGLGGGFPIGAMLGKAHLAEAFSAGSHGSTFGGTPIATAAAHAALDTIISEKLPERAAALGEYTVKKLESKLAGNPLIAKIRGVGLLIGIECTQPAGDIISEIHKQGVLVIPAGPNVIRLVPALTIPQADLDQALDVVCGVLSQKASTISSI; encoded by the coding sequence ATGACAGAAACGGGAAAAAGCTCGCTCTTTCCAACTTACGCCAGATATCCGATTACATTGGTGAAGGGGGAAGGCAGCCGACTGTGGGATGACACAGGCAAGGAGTACATCGATTTGATGAGCGGTATCGCGGTGACGAACCTCGGACACGCGCCTCAAGCGGTGAAAGAGAAGCTAGTTGAACAACTGGATCAGCTTTGGCATGTGAGCAATCTTTTTCATATTCCGAATCAGGAAAAGTTGGCCACTTTGCTTACGGATAACAGCTGTGCGGACGCGGTATTTTTCTGTTCAACGGGTGCGGAAGCGAATGAAGCAGCGATCAAATTAGCGCGTCGCTACTCGCAGAAGGTGCTCAACAATGGTCGGTATGAGATTATCACGTTCAACATGTCGTTCCACGGACGTACGTTGGCTACACTGACCGCCACAGGTCAGGAGAAAGTAAAGGAAGGCTTCCATCCGCTTCCTGGCGGTTTCGTTTATGCGCCTTATAACGATATCGAGGCTGTACGCAGTCTCGTGAATGATAAAACATGTGCGATCATGCTCGAAATGGTTCAAGGCGAAGGCGGCGTTCTGCCGGCTGATCCGGAATTCGTGAAGCAGATTGCCGAGCTGTGCAAACAAGAGAATTTGCTGTTGATTGTGGATGAAATCCAAACAGGTATCGGACGTACGGGCAAATTATTCGCATATGAACACTACGGCGTGGAGCCGGATATTTTCACTTTGGCCAAAGGTCTTGGCGGTGGTTTCCCGATTGGTGCTATGCTGGGCAAAGCGCATTTGGCTGAAGCTTTCAGCGCTGGCAGTCACGGCTCGACATTCGGTGGAACACCGATTGCTACGGCTGCGGCTCATGCGGCGTTGGACACGATTATTTCGGAGAAATTGCCTGAACGCGCGGCAGCATTAGGCGAGTACACGGTGAAGAAGCTGGAAAGCAAGCTTGCCGGCAATCCATTAATCGCGAAGATTCGCGGTGTTGGACTTCTTATCGGTATCGAATGCACTCAACCAGCTGGAGACATTATCAGTGAGATTCACAAACAAGGTGTGCTGGTTATTCCGGCAGGGCCGAACGTGATTCGTTTGGTGCCGGCTTTGACGATACCGCAAGCAGATTTAGATCAAGCACTCGACGTAGTGTGCGGTGTCCTCTCCCAGAAGGCATCGACCATCAGCAGCATTTAG
- the argF gene encoding ornithine carbamoyltransferase, whose product MNSTLQEEMAAQLKGKDFLALVDYTPEEIEYLIHYGIELKRKQKAREPHAVLAGKTLGMIFEKSSTRTRVSFEVGMYQLGGQALFLSKNDLQLGRGETVWDTAQTLSRYLDGIMIRTYEHRKVIDLARGSTVPVINGLTDYAHPCQVMADYQTVLEKKGRLKGIKVAYIGDGNNMVHSLMMGASKLGMDFAIASPEGYDPDQEVIQISKENAAQSGGSVLLTRDPREAIENADIVYTDVWASMGFEAEQQEREVAFKNFQINEALVKYAKQDYLFMHCLPAHRGEEVSEGVIDGAHSIIFDQAENRLHAQKAIMAATMI is encoded by the coding sequence ATGAACAGTACCTTACAAGAAGAAATGGCTGCCCAACTGAAGGGCAAAGATTTTCTTGCTTTGGTTGATTATACACCGGAAGAAATCGAATACTTAATTCACTATGGTATTGAGCTTAAACGCAAGCAGAAGGCCAGAGAGCCTCATGCTGTCTTAGCGGGTAAAACGCTGGGGATGATTTTCGAGAAATCATCGACGCGTACGCGTGTATCTTTTGAAGTTGGGATGTACCAGCTCGGAGGTCAGGCGTTATTTTTAAGCAAAAATGACCTGCAGCTTGGACGCGGAGAAACCGTTTGGGATACGGCGCAAACGTTGTCGCGTTACCTTGATGGCATTATGATTCGTACTTATGAACATCGTAAAGTGATCGATCTTGCGCGTGGATCAACGGTTCCAGTTATCAATGGGCTGACTGATTATGCGCACCCTTGCCAAGTGATGGCCGATTATCAAACGGTTCTGGAGAAGAAAGGCCGCTTGAAAGGGATTAAGGTTGCTTACATCGGTGATGGCAACAATATGGTTCATTCCCTGATGATGGGCGCGAGCAAACTGGGCATGGACTTCGCGATTGCTTCACCGGAAGGGTATGACCCGGACCAGGAAGTGATTCAGATTTCCAAGGAAAATGCTGCGCAATCCGGCGGCAGCGTGCTGCTTACGCGCGATCCGCGCGAAGCGATTGAGAATGCCGATATCGTCTATACCGACGTATGGGCAAGCATGGGCTTTGAAGCGGAGCAGCAGGAACGCGAAGTCGCTTTCAAAAATTTCCAAATCAACGAAGCGCTTGTGAAGTATGCGAAACAAGATTACTTGTTCATGCACTGCTTGCCAGCCCATCGTGGGGAAGAAGTGAGCGAGGGCGTTATTGATGGCGCGCATTCGATCATTTTTGACCAAGCAGAGAATCGTCTTCATGCGCAAAAGGCTATTATGGCCGCGACAATGATATAA
- a CDS encoding argininosuccinate synthase, which yields MAKEKIVLAYSGGLDTSVILKWLKETYDAEIIAFTADIGQKDELDGLEEKALKTGASKIYIDDLRDEFAKDFINPMFQAGALYEGQYLLGTSIARPLIAKRMVEIARAEGATAIAHGATGKGNDQVRFELTAAALAPELSVIAPWRLEQFREEFPGRAEMIAYAEKHGIPVTASAAKPYSTDRNLLHISFESGMLEDPWFDAAHDDNKGMYVLSVAPEDAPNEAEYIELEFDKGDCVAINGAKLTPLQVMETLNEIGGKHGIGRVDMVENRFVGMKSRGVYETPGGTILFTAHRKMESLTMDRDVMHLRDSLITKYATLVYNGFWFAPERLAIQALVAESQKNVSGTVRLKLYKGNVIGAGVKSPVSLYNPDIATMEADPTKAYDQGDATGFIRLNALRLKVSSGVEQNAKK from the coding sequence ATGGCTAAGGAAAAAATCGTACTCGCTTATTCCGGCGGACTGGATACATCGGTAATTTTGAAATGGTTAAAAGAGACTTATGACGCGGAAATCATCGCTTTCACAGCGGATATCGGGCAAAAAGATGAGCTCGACGGTCTGGAAGAAAAAGCGCTGAAAACCGGCGCATCCAAAATCTACATCGACGACCTGCGCGATGAATTCGCGAAGGATTTCATCAACCCGATGTTCCAAGCGGGCGCTCTGTATGAAGGACAATACCTGCTCGGCACGAGCATTGCGCGTCCGTTGATCGCGAAGCGCATGGTCGAGATCGCCCGCGCTGAAGGCGCAACAGCGATTGCGCATGGCGCAACCGGCAAAGGGAACGACCAAGTGCGCTTCGAGCTTACAGCAGCGGCGCTGGCGCCTGAGCTGTCCGTTATCGCGCCTTGGCGTTTGGAGCAATTCCGCGAGGAGTTCCCAGGCCGCGCAGAGATGATCGCCTATGCCGAGAAGCATGGCATTCCGGTGACGGCATCGGCGGCGAAGCCGTATTCCACAGACCGCAACCTGCTGCACATCTCCTTCGAGAGCGGCATGTTGGAGGATCCTTGGTTCGATGCTGCACATGACGACAACAAAGGCATGTACGTCTTGAGCGTAGCTCCAGAAGACGCTCCGAATGAAGCGGAATACATTGAGCTTGAGTTCGATAAAGGTGACTGTGTAGCGATCAACGGAGCCAAATTGACTCCGCTGCAAGTGATGGAAACTTTGAATGAAATCGGCGGCAAGCACGGCATTGGTCGTGTGGACATGGTTGAGAATCGTTTCGTTGGCATGAAGAGCCGCGGCGTGTACGAAACTCCGGGCGGTACGATCCTTTTCACGGCTCACCGCAAAATGGAATCCCTCACGATGGATCGTGATGTGATGCACCTTCGTGATTCCTTGATTACGAAATATGCGACACTGGTTTACAACGGCTTCTGGTTTGCCCCTGAGCGTTTGGCGATTCAAGCGCTTGTGGCAGAAAGCCAAAAGAACGTTTCAGGTACAGTGCGTTTGAAACTATACAAAGGCAATGTAATCGGCGCTGGCGTCAAAAGCCCAGTATCCCTATACAACCCAGATATTGCAACGATGGAAGCAGATCCGACGAAAGCATACGATCAAGGCGATGCAACTGGTTTCATCCGCTTGAACGCGCTTCGTTTGAAAGTATCTTCCGGCGTGGAGCAAAACGCGAAGAAATAA
- the argH gene encoding argininosuccinate lyase, protein MSKLWGGRFTKQTDQLVEEYTASITFDKELAEEDIQGSLAHVTMLGKCGILPAEDVEKIKDGLLQVQGMIRRGELEYTIQNEDIHMNIEKTLIDLIGPVGGKLHTGRSRNDQVATDMHLYLRKRVVEFVGHLIKLQEALIDQAKNNIDTIVPGYTHLQRAQPILFAHHLMAYVSMFQRDLERLQDSYKRVDILPLGAGALAGTTFPIDRHFVAEQLGFGRVYENSLDAVSDRDFILEFLSNASMIMMHLSRFSEEMVLWSSTEFAFVELDDAFCTGSSIMPQKKNPDVAELVRGKTGRVYGNLFGLMTVLKSLPLAYNKDMQEDKEGMFDTVRTLQGALQLFAPMVATMKVNTDRMRQAVNQDFSNATDIADYLVNKGLPFRQAHEVIGKTVLHCIQNHKYLLDMSIEEFKTFSELFESDIYQVLQPEQVVNARNVFGGTASNQVTEAIARAEQVLVQSNEWLQAFLEKSK, encoded by the coding sequence GTGTCAAAGCTTTGGGGTGGACGATTTACGAAGCAAACCGACCAATTGGTCGAAGAATATACAGCATCGATTACATTTGATAAAGAGTTGGCTGAGGAAGATATTCAAGGCAGCTTGGCGCATGTGACGATGCTGGGCAAATGCGGTATTTTGCCTGCTGAAGACGTAGAGAAGATCAAAGACGGCCTGCTGCAAGTCCAAGGTATGATCCGCCGCGGCGAACTCGAGTACACGATTCAGAATGAAGATATTCATATGAATATCGAGAAAACACTAATCGACCTGATTGGTCCTGTTGGCGGCAAGCTGCATACGGGCCGCAGCCGCAATGATCAAGTGGCAACGGATATGCATCTTTACCTGCGCAAGCGGGTTGTTGAGTTTGTCGGACATCTGATCAAGCTGCAGGAAGCACTGATCGACCAAGCCAAAAACAACATTGATACGATTGTTCCGGGTTATACGCATCTACAGCGTGCGCAGCCGATCCTCTTCGCACATCACTTGATGGCCTACGTCAGCATGTTCCAGCGCGACTTGGAGCGCTTGCAGGACAGCTACAAGCGCGTAGATATTTTGCCGCTTGGCGCTGGCGCGCTCGCCGGCACGACGTTCCCGATCGACCGCCATTTCGTGGCGGAGCAGCTCGGGTTCGGACGCGTGTACGAGAACTCCCTGGATGCGGTCAGCGACCGCGATTTCATCCTGGAGTTCCTCTCTAACGCGTCCATGATCATGATGCACCTTTCTCGCTTCAGCGAGGAGATGGTGCTGTGGTCTTCGACCGAGTTCGCGTTCGTCGAGCTCGACGATGCTTTCTGTACCGGCAGCTCGATCATGCCGCAGAAGAAGAACCCGGACGTGGCGGAGCTCGTCCGCGGCAAAACCGGCCGCGTCTACGGCAACTTGTTCGGTCTGATGACCGTGCTCAAGTCGCTGCCGCTGGCTTACAACAAGGACATGCAGGAAGACAAAGAAGGCATGTTCGACACCGTGCGCACCCTGCAAGGGGCGCTGCAATTGTTCGCTCCGATGGTCGCTACGATGAAGGTCAACACGGATCGTATGAGACAAGCGGTTAACCAAGATTTCTCCAACGCTACGGATATCGCAGATTACCTTGTTAACAAAGGTCTGCCTTTCCGCCAAGCGCACGAAGTGATCGGTAAAACCGTTTTGCACTGCATCCAGAACCACAAATATTTGCTCGATATGAGCATCGAGGAATTCAAAACGTTCTCAGAACTGTTTGAATCCGATATTTATCAAGTTTTACAACCGGAGCAAGTGGTCAATGCGCGTAATGTCTTTGGTGGAACAGCAAGCAACCAAGTGACAGAAGCGATCGCTCGTGCGGAGCAAGTTTTGGTTCAATCCAACGAGTGGCTGCAAGCTTTTCTAGAAAAAAGCAAATAA
- a CDS encoding DUF4097 family beta strand repeat-containing protein, translated as MKRGPKFFLLIGFACLAIGLIGAAVSFKSVDLNEGIANIDIEKKISAANIDTLILQNDISGITFVPSNSDEIKVHLVGTVGEKAAKDCVIDAATEGNNVWRVNVATHKKNQINIGISLSELKSLIASHGKQLKTEISLPDKMFKAITISSDTGAINLKEIKAASLEASTDTGNISIDRYEGKQLNLRTDTGNITVDNGQGNVALRTDTGSITAKLNDIGDSVSLQSDVGSIRLKLDPAPKNASFDLRSDIGNVNLTIPGVNMERNENSGRHSAKGSIGDGSKQVKVQTDTGSISVTNN; from the coding sequence ATGAAACGTGGACCTAAATTTTTCTTACTGATTGGTTTTGCCTGCTTGGCCATTGGGCTTATTGGAGCAGCTGTCTCTTTCAAAAGCGTCGACCTGAACGAGGGAATAGCCAACATCGATATCGAAAAGAAAATTTCCGCCGCTAACATCGATACGTTAATTCTCCAAAATGATATCTCCGGGATCACCTTTGTTCCGAGCAATTCGGATGAAATTAAAGTGCACTTGGTAGGAACAGTAGGGGAAAAGGCTGCCAAAGATTGCGTCATTGATGCAGCTACGGAAGGAAATAACGTGTGGCGGGTAAATGTTGCTACGCATAAAAAAAATCAAATTAACATTGGCATTAGTTTGTCCGAGCTAAAAAGCCTGATTGCCAGCCACGGCAAACAGCTAAAAACAGAAATCTCGCTTCCCGATAAAATGTTCAAAGCTATCACCATTTCTTCCGATACAGGAGCTATTAATCTCAAAGAAATCAAGGCGGCAAGCTTGGAAGCATCCACAGATACAGGCAATATTTCTATAGACCGTTATGAAGGAAAGCAGCTTAATCTACGAACGGATACAGGAAACATTACCGTCGACAATGGTCAGGGCAATGTGGCTTTAAGAACAGATACCGGTAGTATTACAGCGAAATTAAACGATATCGGTGATTCCGTTTCGCTGCAATCGGACGTAGGCAGCATTCGCCTTAAATTGGATCCCGCTCCGAAGAACGCAAGTTTTGATTTAAGATCGGATATAGGCAATGTTAATCTAACTATTCCAGGTGTCAATATGGAGCGCAACGAGAATAGTGGGCGTCATTCGGCCAAAGGTTCCATCGGTGACGGCAGCAAACAAGTGAAAGTGCAAACCGATACGGGTTCCATCTCAGTAACCAACAACTAA
- a CDS encoding HAAS signaling domain-containing protein, whose product MSKIDYFKELNYRLRGLPEKERQNILSVYEELFQKALENGKQEDDVAESLGYPRIPQWDGQKEAPSSQQDPAGSTFTEPVEKKAYTKQEPVPVPTPTPAPAPTKAPETNGFPPYTPPYQTNPYANNAPYPYPVKPETGIKAIIVSIGLGFFNLIFIVGPWFGIFATLIALFVSGFALIIAPIIEVITTFTGAFDNDMRFIGFAMLALFGLGIILTTFSSWLFKVFFKLTWTYIQFNAKLIKGA is encoded by the coding sequence ATGAGTAAAATCGATTATTTCAAAGAATTAAACTATCGACTGCGCGGACTTCCCGAGAAGGAGCGCCAAAATATATTGTCTGTCTATGAAGAATTATTTCAAAAAGCGCTTGAAAACGGGAAACAGGAGGACGATGTGGCTGAATCGCTAGGCTACCCGCGCATACCTCAGTGGGATGGGCAGAAGGAAGCGCCAAGCAGCCAACAAGACCCAGCAGGCAGCACATTCACTGAGCCCGTAGAGAAGAAGGCATATACCAAGCAGGAGCCAGTTCCAGTTCCAACACCAACACCAGCACCAGCACCTACAAAGGCCCCTGAAACGAACGGATTTCCGCCGTATACGCCGCCTTATCAAACGAACCCGTATGCAAATAATGCCCCCTATCCTTATCCGGTGAAGCCGGAAACTGGAATTAAGGCAATTATCGTGAGCATTGGGCTTGGCTTTTTCAACCTTATCTTCATCGTTGGACCCTGGTTCGGTATATTCGCGACCTTGATCGCGTTATTTGTTTCAGGGTTTGCGCTAATTATCGCACCCATCATCGAAGTTATCACTACCTTTACGGGAGCCTTCGACAACGATATGCGCTTTATCGGATTCGCCATGCTCGCTTTGTTTGGCTTGGGAATCATTTTAACGACGTTCAGCTCCTGGCTGTTCAAAGTTTTCTTCAAACTCACTTGGACATATATCCAATTCAATGCCAAATTGATAAAGGGGGCGTAA
- a CDS encoding VanW family protein, with protein sequence MSYPFAKITLYASILAGLLSAFGIALYVYGSQATLPANFSVAGWRVGGMPYEAFQQQLQQRLELLTAYPIQIETSYPDIPNRQLTLGQLGIHFQTEALTNSLEQLFQSSPLHRIQARWTLRHAAIPLEVSVNETQLSSEVKGAWQTLYAQQPAPAKRLVTPQDSILYEPERKVLRVDFAHLSEHLLEVTPSVSTIHNAAPIRLTLPLYEESPPTTVENLKQQGIDGKISEFTTSFPTSGEGRIHNIRSTAESIQDLLMAPGETFDYSKIIAQTEAKYGYKEAPVILNGKLVPGIGGGICQVSTTLYNAVLRSGLEIIERRNHSLPVSYVPLGQDATFANGYINFKFRNNTDTYLLIRTITTDQAVTVKLFGHMSPGITYDIDSSIVETIQPPIKYLHNPSLPLGATRSVSIGKAGYKVETYRTKKENGILVKKELISKDQYSPVPTLIAANRGDIKPEEGLPNESKQPILEDGVKGPSFR encoded by the coding sequence ATGTCATACCCTTTCGCAAAAATTACCCTCTATGCATCGATTCTTGCCGGACTGCTAAGCGCCTTTGGCATAGCTCTCTATGTCTACGGATCTCAGGCTACTCTACCAGCGAATTTCTCTGTTGCAGGCTGGCGTGTCGGAGGTATGCCCTATGAAGCCTTCCAACAACAATTACAACAACGACTGGAGCTGCTCACTGCCTATCCAATTCAAATAGAAACCTCTTACCCTGATATTCCCAACAGACAATTAACACTAGGTCAGCTAGGTATTCATTTTCAAACTGAAGCGCTCACAAATTCCCTTGAACAACTGTTCCAAAGTTCCCCTCTCCATCGCATCCAAGCTCGCTGGACCTTGCGCCATGCCGCTATCCCATTAGAGGTTTCCGTCAATGAAACACAGCTCAGTTCAGAGGTAAAAGGGGCTTGGCAAACGCTCTATGCACAGCAACCCGCTCCAGCCAAAAGATTAGTGACCCCACAAGATTCAATTCTCTATGAACCCGAGCGAAAAGTGCTGCGTGTCGACTTTGCCCACTTATCCGAACACTTGCTAGAAGTCACGCCATCTGTCTCCACCATTCACAATGCCGCTCCCATACGACTGACTCTTCCTCTATATGAGGAAAGTCCGCCCACTACCGTTGAGAATTTGAAGCAGCAAGGCATCGATGGTAAAATATCAGAGTTCACGACCTCTTTTCCAACGTCAGGGGAAGGCCGTATTCACAACATTCGCTCGACAGCGGAATCCATTCAGGATTTGCTCATGGCCCCAGGAGAAACCTTTGACTATAGTAAAATCATTGCACAAACCGAAGCCAAATATGGCTACAAGGAAGCCCCGGTTATTCTCAACGGCAAGCTCGTCCCGGGTATTGGAGGCGGTATCTGCCAAGTGTCAACGACCCTGTATAATGCTGTTCTGCGAAGTGGCCTTGAAATTATAGAAAGGCGCAATCATTCACTGCCCGTTAGCTATGTCCCGCTTGGGCAGGATGCCACTTTTGCCAACGGTTATATTAACTTCAAATTTCGCAATAATACAGATACGTATTTATTAATACGAACCATTACGACAGACCAGGCGGTTACCGTAAAGCTTTTCGGACATATGTCACCAGGAATCACATACGATATCGACTCATCTATAGTGGAAACCATCCAGCCACCAATCAAATACTTGCATAATCCGAGCCTCCCGCTTGGAGCTACTAGGTCTGTCAGCATCGGTAAAGCTGGCTATAAAGTAGAAACTTATCGCACAAAGAAGGAAAACGGCATACTTGTGAAAAAAGAACTAATCTCTAAGGATCAGTATTCACCAGTTCCTACCTTAATCGCAGCCAATCGTGGTGATATCAAACCGGAAGAAGGCCTGCCCAATGAATCCAAGCAGCCAATCCTCGAAGATGGGGTAAAGGGACCTTCCTTTCGTTAA
- the ftsE gene encoding cell division ATP-binding protein FtsE produces the protein MIEMQDVWKTYSNGTHALRGINVKVDRNEFVYVVGPSGAGKSTFMKLMYREERPTKGQIFVNGFNLEKLKQRKIPYLRRNIGVIFQDYRLLPKLSILENVAFAMEVIEAPKKQIKKRTMEVLELVKLKDKANSLPSQLSGGEQQRVAIARAIINNPSVIIADEPTGNLDPETSWGIMKLMEEINFRGTTIVMATHNKEIVNTMRKRVIAIENGLIARDQLRGEYGYED, from the coding sequence GTGATCGAAATGCAGGACGTATGGAAAACGTACTCCAACGGCACTCATGCATTGCGAGGGATTAATGTAAAAGTGGACCGCAACGAGTTCGTTTATGTTGTTGGACCTTCCGGCGCAGGTAAATCGACATTTATGAAGTTGATGTATAGAGAAGAAAGGCCGACCAAAGGGCAGATTTTCGTCAATGGGTTTAATCTAGAAAAGCTGAAACAACGCAAGATTCCTTATTTGCGCCGCAATATTGGCGTCATCTTTCAGGATTATCGCTTGCTTCCCAAGCTGTCTATTCTTGAAAATGTAGCTTTCGCTATGGAAGTTATTGAAGCGCCTAAGAAACAAATCAAGAAACGCACGATGGAAGTGCTCGAGCTTGTGAAGCTCAAGGACAAGGCGAATTCGCTGCCGTCACAGCTTTCTGGAGGCGAGCAGCAGCGCGTAGCGATTGCCCGGGCAATAATTAACAACCCATCCGTCATTATCGCCGATGAACCGACAGGAAATCTCGACCCCGAAACATCATGGGGCATTATGAAATTGATGGAGGAAATTAATTTCCGCGGCACGACGATAGTCATGGCTACGCATAACAAAGAGATCGTGAATACGATGCGTAAACGAGTTATTGCAATCGAGAATGGCCTTATTGCTCGCGACCAGCTACGGGGGGAATACGGTTATGAAGATTAG
- the ftsX gene encoding permease-like cell division protein FtsX, with amino-acid sequence MKISTAARHLREGTRNVVRNGWMTFASISSIAISLLILGIFVLITLNVNDIAAQIEDQVEINVYLEVNTSQEQIDTLQSQIKGINEVKSTKFVSKEEGLVYLREKLGDSGKALLDGFEGDNNPLNDAFTIEVDDPRNVAAVADQISALNIGKDPKPIYKVNYGKGTVEALFKVTQIARWVGFGIVILLSFTAVFLIANTIKITILARRKEISIMKMVGATNSFIRWPFFIEGALLGFIGSVIPAALILGGYWKLLHLSSLNLNLLMIELTPFGRIAPTMAVLLLGIGMVIGIWGSLISVRKFLRV; translated from the coding sequence ATGAAGATTAGCACGGCTGCGCGTCACTTGCGAGAAGGCACAAGAAATGTGGTCCGAAATGGTTGGATGACATTTGCTTCGATCAGCTCTATTGCCATTTCTTTATTGATTCTAGGAATTTTTGTTCTTATTACATTGAATGTGAATGATATTGCTGCCCAGATTGAAGATCAGGTAGAAATTAATGTGTATCTCGAGGTCAATACTTCGCAAGAGCAAATAGATACGTTACAATCCCAAATCAAAGGGATCAACGAGGTCAAATCGACCAAATTCGTTTCCAAAGAAGAAGGATTAGTGTATTTGCGCGAGAAGCTTGGCGATAGCGGGAAAGCCTTGCTGGATGGATTCGAGGGTGACAACAACCCGCTGAACGATGCTTTCACGATTGAAGTGGATGACCCGAGAAATGTAGCCGCGGTTGCTGATCAAATCAGCGCTTTGAACATCGGCAAAGATCCTAAGCCCATTTATAAAGTGAACTACGGCAAAGGCACGGTGGAAGCTTTATTTAAAGTGACGCAAATTGCCCGCTGGGTTGGCTTTGGCATCGTGATTTTATTGTCTTTCACAGCTGTTTTCCTGATTGCCAATACGATCAAAATTACGATCTTAGCCCGTCGCAAAGAAATTTCGATTATGAAAATGGTGGGGGCGACGAATTCGTTTATTCGTTGGCCGTTCTTTATAGAAGGCGCCTTGCTTGGTTTCATCGGTTCGGTTATTCCGGCCGCGCTGATCCTGGGGGGCTACTGGAAGCTGCTTCATTTGAGTTCGTTGAACTTGAATCTGCTTATGATTGAATTGACGCCTTTTGGAAGGATTGCTCCTACGATGGCGGTGCTATTGTTAGGGATTGGAATGGTTATTGGAATCTGGGGTTCCCTAATCTCCGTCCGCAAATTCCTTCGCGTTTAA
- a CDS encoding murein hydrolase activator EnvC family protein gives MNKKILPLVLTLGIAASLAVPYAGYAASTTEKIDQQLTQLKKQKAEAQQKASDAQNQITKVQTEKDQTTKDMNTLLNQVNEASKKLTNLNEQIDQVSDNLELNAKQLDEAVARVESRDSMLKSRVRLMYMNGFVSYMDVLLSATSFNDFLNRIEALKSIVNQDKEILESNKKDKETVTLKKEETEKQLEQVKILYANADALRDELQAKEKAKEVKIASLSKQEKVLEDISEESDKQITQIAKQEADLQEKKRAASKAKSPFTYTGGKLGYPLAAQAPLTSDFVDRINPVTGKAESHKGIDLGAPKGTGILAAENGSVIYASWMNGYGNCIIVNHGNGLWTLYGHIMNDGIYVKVGDVVKRGQKIAGVGSTGQSTGNHLHFEVRLNEVPRDPKPYLR, from the coding sequence TTGAATAAGAAGATTCTACCCTTGGTGTTGACACTTGGGATTGCGGCTTCGCTCGCGGTTCCATATGCGGGATATGCCGCTTCTACAACGGAGAAGATCGATCAGCAGTTGACTCAGCTTAAGAAACAGAAAGCGGAAGCGCAGCAGAAGGCGAGTGACGCACAGAACCAAATTACCAAGGTACAAACGGAAAAAGATCAGACGACGAAGGATATGAATACCCTTCTTAATCAGGTCAATGAAGCTAGCAAGAAACTGACGAATTTAAATGAGCAGATTGATCAAGTTTCGGATAATTTAGAACTGAATGCCAAGCAGTTGGACGAAGCGGTTGCGCGCGTGGAAAGCCGCGACAGCATGCTCAAATCCCGTGTTCGCTTAATGTATATGAATGGCTTTGTTTCTTATATGGACGTGCTGCTTAGCGCGACCAGTTTTAATGATTTCTTGAATCGTATAGAAGCTTTGAAGTCGATTGTGAATCAAGATAAAGAGATACTAGAGTCGAATAAGAAAGATAAAGAAACTGTCACTCTGAAGAAAGAAGAAACAGAGAAGCAGCTTGAACAGGTGAAGATTCTGTACGCCAATGCGGATGCCCTTCGAGATGAACTGCAAGCCAAGGAGAAGGCTAAAGAAGTTAAGATTGCCTCCTTGTCCAAGCAGGAGAAAGTTCTTGAAGATATTTCAGAAGAAAGCGATAAGCAGATTACGCAAATTGCGAAGCAGGAAGCCGATCTTCAGGAGAAGAAGCGGGCTGCCAGCAAAGCTAAATCTCCTTTTACCTACACAGGTGGGAAATTGGGCTATCCATTAGCGGCTCAAGCGCCTCTAACCTCTGATTTCGTTGATCGGATTAATCCGGTAACGGGTAAAGCAGAGAGTCATAAAGGCATCGATTTGGGGGCTCCGAAAGGGACTGGCATTCTGGCTGCAGAGAATGGTTCGGTTATTTATGCCTCATGGATGAACGGTTATGGCAATTGCATTATTGTGAACCATGGTAATGGCCTCTGGACGTTGTATGGACATATCATGAATGACGGTATCTATGTCAAAGTCGGAGACGTCGTTAAACGCGGGCAGAAAATTGCCGGTGTTGGCTCGACGGGACAATCGACAGGAAATCACTTACATTTCGAGGTCAGACTCAATGAAGTTCCTAGAGATCCTAAACCGTACTTACGCTAG